Within the Amycolatopsis sp. 195334CR genome, the region AAAGCGAGCTGTGCCGGTGCGCGAGCAGCAACGGCACCACGGCGGGGTGGCCGCCGACGGCCGCGCGCATCCGCTCGGCCAGCGTGGTCAGCCCGGCCGGCCAGGGCGCACCCGGGTCCAGCTCGAAGTCGATCCCGCCGAGCACCAGCTCCACGATCAGCCGTTCGAGCTGCTCGCGGTCATCCACGTACCGGTAGAGCGACATCGTGCCCATGCCGAGTTCACCGGCCACCGCGCGCATCGAGAGCGCGGCGAGGCCGTCGCGGTCGAGCACGGCGAGCGCGGCGGCGGCGATCTGGTCCGGGGTCAGGGAACGTGGTCGGGGCATCTCATTTGACAGCGTACGACATACGCGCATACGT harbors:
- a CDS encoding TetR/AcrR family transcriptional regulator, encoding MPRPRSLTPDQIAAAALAVLDRDGLAALSMRAVAGELGMGTMSLYRYVDDREQLERLIVELVLGGIDFELDPGAPWPAGLTTLAERMRAAVGGHPAVVPLLLAHRHSSLSSARWGEAALEVLTGAGFTGKRRVIAFRVLIAYLLGALQSEHLGPLSGPGTEALAALPETEFPRLSETARRARRIGAAEEFRCGLSVVLQGLERDLGQNGEQR